Part of the Granulicella cerasi genome is shown below.
CGCTTCCATCTTCTGCGCCTGCCGCAGCTGCTTCTCCACGGCGTTGCGGCTCGTCACGTCGACGACCGCGACCAGCCGCAGCGCGCCCGGCCCCGTACCCATGCCTCGACTGAAGGTATCTACCTCAAAGACGCGCCCGCGCTTGTTACATTGCCGCCAGTTGCGCAGCGTGTAGAACTCCGCGCCGTTCGCATCACCCACCACCTCGCTCAGGCGTGGCTGTTCGTCGCCGGGATGAATGCTGCGCAGCGTCATCGCCAGAAATTCATTGCGCGCATAACCGTAGAGTTGCAGCGCGGCGTCGTTCACCTCGAGCATCCGCAGGTCCGACGGGCTATAGAGATACATCGGTAGCGGATTGCGCTGGAAGAGGTAACGAAACTCCTCGCGCGTGCGCTCTAACTCGGCTTCCACCTCGTTGCGACGCTCCGCCTCCTGCTGCAACTCTGCCGTCCGCTCCTCCAACGCGGTCGTGCGCTCGCCGAGCTCCAGAGTCAGGTTTACAAGGCTGCTTTCGATCGCTTTGCGCGCGCTCAGGTCCACCAACGTCAGCAGGAAGCAGTGGCTCTCGCCGGAAGGCGTGCGCGCCAGCCCCAGCTCCATCGGGAAACGCTCGCCGGTGCGCCGCAACGCGGTCAGTTGAAGATCATCGTTCGCCGAACGCGAGCGCAAGGTGCCGAGATGCTTTGCAGCGAGCCACGGATGATGCGCGCCCGGTCGTCCACCCGACAGACTGGCCAGAGGCACGCCTTCGAGTTCGCGGTCGCCGTAGCGAAACATCTCCTCCGCGAACAGGTTCGCGTAGAGCACATGCGCGGAGTCATCCACGAGCATGGCCGCAATGGGCACGGTGTCCGCGCAGAAGCGCAGCGACTCGAACCCTGCTTCGGATTGTTTGTGAGCAGAAAAACTCGGCGGCGTCACAGTCTCTATGGTTAGCGGGTGCGCCGCCCTCTTGTCGAGGGTGCTAGAGACTTTCGTGCACTCTTCGTCTCCCGAATTGGGACAAGCAGGTTACTTGCTTTGAACAAGTTCCAACTGCTGGCTGCCCACTTCGTCAATGTGCGGCGTGAAGTGCGCGCGGCAACGGGCTTCGTACATGCCCACGGCGCCCACGACGACAAGCTCCTGGGAGGCGCTCAGACGCTGCGTGTGGATCGCCGGCTGGCCACAGGTCATGCAGACCGCCGAAAGCTTCGTCACCTTGTCCGCCATCGCCATCAGCACCGGTACGGGGCCGAAGGGCTCAGCTTCAAAGGTCATATCGAGTCCACCGAGGATGACGCGCTTGCCAAGCGCGATCAGCTCGGCGACCAGCGGAATGATCTCCGGCGAGAGAAACTGCACCTCGTCGATACCCACGACTTCGACCTCGTCGAGGATGGGAAAGAGCACCGCGCGCAGGTCTTCGACGTTGCGCACCGTGCTGGCGTCATGCGTCTGCTGCGAGTGCGAAGCGATCGACGTGCGGTGGTACCGCATGTCGATGTCGGGCTTATAGCAAGCCACACGCTGCCGCGCAATGCGCGCACGCTTCAGGCGACGGATCAACTCCTCGCTCTTGCCCGAGAACATCGGGCCGGTAATCACTTCAAGCACGCCTGGAGGTGTCGTCTGCATCGTCGGTGAAGGCTATCCTAGCGCGTCCGGGGTGTGAAAAAGGCGGACAGAATTATCGGTTTTGACCAGAGGCACGGCACGGCCTCAGCGCCGCTCTTACCGCTTAGTTCGCCGCTTGGCGTCGACCTTCGGCCAGTAGCGGAATTCGTCGGCGAAGAGCTCGCCCGTAAGGTCCGCGACGCGGAGCTGCATCCGAGCCTGCGCGTCGGCGATCGCGCTGTTGTAGATCGCCGGGCCGATCTCCTCGAGGATGTAGTTCAGCAGCAGCCCGGCGGGCATGTCGCCGAGTTCGCGATCGAAGTTCTCCTCGAAATATCGCTGCAACGAGGCGATCGCGTCCTTGCGTGCCACATCCTTCAACTCCACTGCGTCGTTCATGCCGTACACTCCTGTCCCCTACACCCTAAACCCTGCCTGAGGGTGTAGGCTGGTCGAAACCGAGTTTGGGTGGCGCAAGAGCGCAAGGAGACAGGAATGCGAGCGAATTGGAAGAGTGCGGCAATGGCCGTGGCGATGGCTATGACGACAGTTGCCGGAGCGCAGATGGCCAAGTACAAGCCCCTCAAGGTGGAGTTCAAAAAGGCTGACGGCACGCCGGCAGGAACCGCCATCATCAAGCCGCTGCAGAACGGCGGCATCCGCCTCAAGCTCGAGCTCAAGGGCCTTCCCGACGGCGAGCATGGCTTCCACATTCACGAGCATGCTGACTGCACCGGCCCGGACTTCAAGTCGGCTGGCGGCCACTTCAACCCGACCGGCAAGCACCACGGCTTTGAAAACCCCATGGGCCACCACGCGGGCGACACGCCGTCGAACCTCGTTGTGAAGGACGGCAAGGTGAAAACCGAGT
Proteins encoded:
- a CDS encoding DUF2164 domain-containing protein, with the protein product MNDAVELKDVARKDAIASLQRYFEENFDRELGDMPAGLLLNYILEEIGPAIYNSAIADAQARMQLRVADLTGELFADEFRYWPKVDAKRRTKR
- a CDS encoding thymidine kinase encodes the protein MQTTPPGVLEVITGPMFSGKSEELIRRLKRARIARQRVACYKPDIDMRYHRTSIASHSQQTHDASTVRNVEDLRAVLFPILDEVEVVGIDEVQFLSPEIIPLVAELIALGKRVILGGLDMTFEAEPFGPVPVLMAMADKVTKLSAVCMTCGQPAIHTQRLSASQELVVVGAVGMYEARCRAHFTPHIDEVGSQQLELVQSK
- a CDS encoding superoxide dismutase family protein, translating into MRANWKSAAMAVAMAMTTVAGAQMAKYKPLKVEFKKADGTPAGTAIIKPLQNGGIRLKLELKGLPDGEHGFHIHEHADCTGPDFKSAGGHFNPTGKHHGFENPMGHHAGDTPSNLVVKDGKVKTEFDLTDVTLDPLSPNSLFAGGGTSLVIHGGVDDEKSDPAGNAGPRIACAVITQP